From Pangasianodon hypophthalmus isolate fPanHyp1 chromosome 30, fPanHyp1.pri, whole genome shotgun sequence, a single genomic window includes:
- the ube2j1 gene encoding ubiquitin-conjugating enzyme E2 J1 has product MEGKYNLKSPAVKRLMKEAAELRDPTEHYHAQPLEDNLFEWHFSVRGPPDSDFDGGIYHGRIVLPPEYPMKPPSIILLTPNGRFEVGKKICLSISGHHPETWQPSWSIRTALIAIIGFMPTKGEGAIGSLDYTPEERKALAKKSQDFCCEMCGCSMRTALLALTPNSERQPLDPQAQQLAQQISFKAESSTSSSASGSKETASVSQTSQQETSSTPEDSEGTAQAEQADSVSESASTPAAPTSRSLSPRQRRAQNRNQNQPQRRPTYPAFPAAAQQDGSHAGSAVLIVLLTLALAALVFRRIYLAQDYKFDYEL; this is encoded by the exons CGGTGAAGAGGCTGATGAAGGAAGCGGCTGAACTCCGAGATCCCACTGAGCACTATCACGCCCAGCCTCTGGAG GATAACCTCTTTGAGTGGCACTTCTCAGTGCGCGGGCCTCCAGATTCGGACTTCGACGGAGGGATCTACCACGGCCGCATCGTCCTTCCTCCTGAGTATCCAATGAAGCCACCAAGCATCATCCTCCTCACC CCCAATGGGAGGTTTGAAGTCGGGAAGAAGATCTGCCTGAGCATATCTGGGCATCACCccgagacctggcaaccctcctGGAGCA tccgGACAGCTTTAATAGCGATTATAGGCTTCATGCCGACTAAAGGAGAGGGGGCCATTGGATCACTGGATTACACTCCAGAAGAAAGGAAAGCCCTGGCCAAGAA GTCTCAGGACTTCTGTTGTGAGATGTGTGGCTGCTCCATGCGCACAGCTCTGCTGGCACTGACGCCCAACAGCGAGCGCCAACCCTTGGACCCTCAGGCTCAGCAACTAGCACAGCAGATCAGCTTTAAG GCTGAGTCCAGCACATCGTCCAGCGCCAGTGGGAGTAAAGAGACAGCGAGTGTTAGCCAAACCAGCCAGCAGGAGACGAGTTCCACCCCAGAGGACAGTGAAGGGACAGCTCAGGCCGAACAG GCTGATTCGGTGTCTGAATCCGCTTCCACTCCTGCAGCTCCCACCTCTCGGTCCCTGAGCCCTCGACAGCGCCGCGCTCAGAACCGGAACCAGAACCAGCCACAACGCCGGCCCACTTACCCAGCATTCCCTGCAGCAGCACAGCAAGACGGCAGCCACGCGGGCTCGGCCGTGCTCATCGTGCTACTCACGCTGGCTCTCGCCGCCCTCGTCTTCCGCAGGATCTACCTGGCCCAGGACTACAAGTTTGACTACGAGCTCTGA